The following proteins come from a genomic window of Athalia rosae chromosome 1, iyAthRosa1.1, whole genome shotgun sequence:
- the LOC125499731 gene encoding cytadherence high molecular weight protein 1-like, protein MKLLIVICLVAAAFAAPSVRLRRTILPGDARYNPVHHQVGDVHQHHQNEFNTARALEGCGSGLVGQAPAPAPATPVESSPVQEQQAVAHDAPSHEVTSAEQQVAQAAVESSAVEAEKVQAVGERTFVQAEADVAPVPAAVQPEQQYAVKTAEAVETPVEHSHVHEVAEKPEPVENVRTAPVSAEQSQYPVPVEQSQYPAPVEQSQYPVPVEQSQHSVSAEQTQVPVNAEQTQAVVAVEQSQVEQAAVAQNEHVSKGKAGAVQEHEPVAAEQQVPTPVQPQQYEKSVPEFQTKSTQVEQAHHHENQAVAPEAHKSPAVDSGVAKAKALEAEPAKPYTGPGSATFDAKHQTPVAPYHPAVGAYTPGLNAWDHARYNPGYNAAYPGYAGYTGAYNGQWNNNYGKLGWNGAYPTGAYPGTYTGAYPGTYLGGATPYTGAYNPVYKGKTVIDPHAPLAPFPHHPEASNYLQNRALGYPGYNPYHFPAPVVPVVPAVAHKEFNAQKVE, encoded by the exons ATGAAGCTACTCATTGTG ATCTGCCTTGTGGCCGCTGCATTCGCCGCTCCTTCGGTGAGGCTAAGGAGGACCATCCTCCCGGGTGATGCCCGCTACAACCCCGTACACCATCAAGTCGGTGATGTCCATCAGCACCATCAGAACGAGTTCAACACCGCCAGGGCTCTTGAGGGCTGCGGAAGTGGCCTCGTAGGTCAGGCTCCAGCTCCAGCTCCAGCTACACCCGTAGAATCCAGTCCGGTCCAGGAACAACAAGCTGTTGCCCACGATGCCCCCAGCCATGAAGTAACATCCGCTGAGCAGCAAGTTGCCCAAGCCGCTGTCGAGTCCAGCGCGGTCGAAGCTGAAAAG GTACAGGCTGTAGGTGAGCGCACCTTTGTCCAAGCTGAGGCTGACGTCGCCCCCGTCCCTGCCGCCGTTCAGCCGGAACAACAATACGCCGTCAAAACTGCCGAAGCTGTAGAGACCCCCGTTGAACACAGCCATGTTCACGAAGTTGCTGAAAAGCCCGAGCCTGTAGAAAATGTCAGAACCGCTCCCGTTTCCGCTGAGCAAAGCCAGTACCCCGTTCCCGTCGAACAGAGCCAGTACCCCGCTCCCGTCGAACAGAGCCAGTACCCCGTTCCCGTCGAGCAGAGCCAGCATTCAGTTTCCGCTGAACAGACCCAGGTTCCCGTGAACGCTGAGCAAACCCAGGCTGTCGTAGCCGTTGAGCAGTCCCAGGTTGAACAAGCCGCTGTTGCGCAAAACGAACATGTGTCGAAAGGTAAAGCTGGCGCCGTTCAAGAGCATGAACCCGTTGCCGCTGAACAGCAAGTACCCACTCCCGTACAGCCACAACAATACGAGAAGAGCGTACCTGAATTCCAAACCAAGTCCACCCAAGTCGAACAGGCCCACCACCACGAAAATCAAGCAGTTGCCCCAG AAGCACACAAGAGCCCTGCCGTAGACAGCGGAGTCGCCAAGGCCAAGGCACTCGAGGCAGAACCTGCCAAGCCTTACACTGGACCCGGATCTGCAACCTTCGACGCCAAACACCAGACCCCAGTGGCCCCGTACCATCCCGCCGTCGGCGCCTACACTCCGGGACTCAACGCCTGGGACCACGCCAGGTACAACCCGGGCTACAACGCCGCGTACCCAGGATACGCTGGCTACACCGGAGCATACAACGGACAATGGAACAACAACTACGGTAAACTTGGATGGAACGGTGCTTACCCGACAGGAGCTTACCCAGGTACATACACAGGAGCTTACCCCGGAACTTATCTCGGTGGTGCCACCCCCTACACCGGTGCATACAACCCTGTCTACAAAGGCAAAACTGTGATCGACCCACACGCACCTCTTGCTCCATTCCCTCACCACCCGGAAGCATCGAACTACCTCCAGAACCGCGCTCTGGGATACCCAGGCTACAACCCATACCACTTCCCTGCTCCAGTTGTACCAGTGGTGCCTGCAGTGGCGCACAAAGAGTTCAACGCCCAAAAAGTAGAATAG